The region TTGACGACTTTACGCTCGTCATGCGAATAAGCGGCAAGCCGCAGTATTATATTACGTGGGTAATGATTTACAGATTTTTCGGATCCATAATAGCGATATCACCTTCTTCGCCGGTGCGGATACGCACGGCGTTCGTAAGGGGATATACAAAAATTTTGCCATCGCCCATTTTTCCGGTGCGACATACGATTTTTGCCGTTTCTATCACGCGCTCTACCGGAACTTCGCAGACCACAATTTCAATTTTAACTTTCGGTACCAAATTGATAGCATATTCTTGACCGCGATAGATTTCTTTATGTCCTTTGCTTAGACCACAGCCATAAACTTGAGTAACTGTCATACCGGTTACATTAATTTTGTTCATAGCTTCTTTGAGTGCATCTAATTTTTCCGGCCGGGTGATAATATCGATTTTTGTTATTGGCCTCATACGTTTTTCCCTCCTTTACTCGGCTGACCTGAAGGTTATGCCAGAGTTGTTTTTTTGACGGCTACTTGCTCGTTGGAAAAACCGGTTACCGGAATACTAAGAGGTGAGCCGGTAATAAGGTCCTGATAGGCATAGCCGCGTTCACCATGTTCGGTAATATCCATACCTTGAACTTGTTGCTCGGCATCGGCCGTGATTTGCATGAACAAGCCGATGAATTTGACAATAATAAACGTCATAACAGCAGCGAATAGCCAGCAGGTACCGGCTCCGATGATTTGGCTTACTACTTGGGAGGCATTTCCTGTCAGCAGGCCGTCGGCGCCAGCCGGGTTAACAGCCGTTGAGGCAAATATGCCGGTAGCAATAGCGCCAAAGGTGCCGCCAACGCCGTGAACTCCGAAGGCATCCAGCGAATCATCATAGCCTAACTTGGTTTTGGCTACTGCTACTGAAAAGAAGCAAATGACTCCACCCAGTAGCCCCATTATCAGCGCCGACATTATACTAACGAAACCGGCGGCAGGAGTAATAACGACAAGACCTGCTATACAACCGGAGGCTGCGCCGAGAAGGGTAGGTTTACCATGATACAGCCATTCGGCAAATACCCAGGAGACAGTAGCGGCGGCAGCAGCAGTGTGGGTTGTCACAAAAGCGGCGACGGCAAGGCCGCTGGCACCAAGGGCACTACCGGCGTTAAAACCATACCAGCCAAACCACAGGAGGGCGGCGCCCAAAACAGTCATGGGCAGATGATGCGGCGCCATTACTTCACTGCCATACCCTTTACGTTTACCGATCATTAAGGCAAACACCAGACCGGATACACCGGAGATGATATGTACTACAGTGCCGCCGGCAAAGTCGAGCACCCCATTTTCACGCAACCAACCGCCGACACCCCATACCCAGTGGGCAACAGGATCATATACAAAAGTGGCCCACAGCAAGACGAAGGCAATGTATGCAGGAAATTTGACGCGCTCACCCACAGAGCCGGCAATGATTGCCGGGGTAATAATCGCAAACACTCCTTGGAAAATCATGAACGCATATTGAGGAATGGTAGCAGAATAGTCAGCGTTTGGATCAACGCCGACACCATTTAGTCCAATCCAATCCAGGCTTCCTATCAGATGATTGATATCAGGACCAAAAGCAAGCGAATAACCCCAGAGGACCCATTGAATTGAAATTATACCAAGGCAGATGAAACTTTGCATTATGGTGCTGAGTACGTTCTTGGTCCGGACCATTCCTCCGTAAAAGAGAGCCAGACCTGGAGTCATTAACATTACAAGCGCTGCGCTTATCAATACAAAGGTGGTGTCGCCGGTATCAATTTTTGGTGGTTCAGCCGGTGCGGCAGTTTCTTCAGCAAAAACGGCAGAGGCCAAAAGTACAGTGAAAACGAACAGTATACCCAGGATAGCGCATAACTTTTTCATAACATTTGCGTTCATAATTAAGCTCCTTTCTTTTATCCTTTGTGGGAACTATCTTAAAATTGCAGGGTGAATTAATAAAATTTAAACGCTAAATCAAATATTTTTGATAAATGCAAATTGCATCTATAATAGGGGTAAAAATAGGGGTAAAGTGAAGAGAATTAATGGACAAAGAATGGTTGAGCGGTATCGGCAGATTTTGGAAAAGTTGAGAAAATCGGTGGAAGAAATGGAAGCGTCTTTGGCTGAAAAAGCGGCCAGAGAGGCAATTGCGGCAGGGACCGACCCTATTGTCGCCATTAATGAGGGACTGGCCAGAGGGATGAAAACAATAAGTGACCTGTTTGACGAGGGAGAAGCATTTGTACCACATCTGCTGGTTGCTGCTGAAGCTTTTGAAATGGGAGTGGCTGTCTTGACGAAGGCTATGGCCCGAAATGGAAAATTAAGGGAACCGCTGGGAAAGGTGCTGATTTATACTGTTCAGGGGGATATTCATGATATTGGTAAAAATATTGTCAAGACTATGTTGGGCGCCAGTGGTTTCGAGGTAATTGATCTTGGCAGGGATGTGGCAACACCGGAAGTAGTCAGCAAAGCAAAAGAGTATGCTGTTGACATCATTGTAGCTACGGCGTTGATGCGGACTACTATGCCGGCGCAGCGCGATATTATCGAAGCTCTCAAGGAAGAAGGTATACGCGGACAGTTTAAATGCATGTTTGGCGGTGCTCCGGTATCAGTCGCATGGGTCGAAAAAATCGGTGGAGACGCCTACGCTGCGACAGCTTCAGAAGCGGTTGAAAAAGCAAAGGTATTAATGGCGGAAAAAAGAGCGGTGGCAAATTTGGGGTAAAGTGGTCATGTTTGACTTGACAATTTAATAAGAAACTGATATGATACGCCTGATTGTTTTAAAGATATTTTTATTTTGTGCAATAGCATTATGCCCTTGGATTTTTTTGCTTATTTTTCGGGGGTAACCCAATGAAAGGTTGAGTTTATGCCTAGGGTAGCAGTCAAGATTGAATTAACAGAAGAAGAAAGAACAGAGTTGGAAAAAAATATAAAGGGTCATAAAATTGAAAAAAGACTCTACATTAGGTCAAGAATTGTTCTTTTGGCGGCAGAGGGTAAGGAATGCACGGAAATTGCCAAAATACTAAATGTTTCGGAAAAAACTTGCCGTAAATGGAGAAACCGGTTTGCGGAAAAAAGGCTTGAAGGAATTCTTGATCTGGAAAGAAGCGGTGCGCCGGATGTATTTACGGAAGAAGAAAGGCTGGAAATTATCAAACTGGCATGTAGTCAGCCGGAAGTGCCCAAAAACTGGACTTTAGCCTATTTAACGGAAGTTGCCAAAGAAAAAATAGGGCGCTCGATTTCTATTGAGACAGTGCGTAAAATATTAAAATCGGCGGATAAAAAGTCGATTGTTGTTCCTCCGAGTAAACATAGAATGTATATTAAATCATCATCCGAGTCAATGAATGAATGAATCCTTGTAGAAAACTGTTGCCGGGAGTATTTTGCTAGTGAATTAAAAATCGAAACTAATGCATAATGCATAAAAGGTCAATGATGAGCGGACGGTGCGCTTGTCGTTGGCTTTTTTTATTATTCATTGAGTTCTTCACAAGAGTGGTTTATAAAGCGCCTATATGTTCAAATAATTTCATACTGTTATAATCGCAAAAAAATCAATGCAAATCAGGTCTGATTTTCTAAGATCGTATAGTTCATTAAAGGTAATAATTTAATAGACGATATAGGATAAAAATTGATATTATAAATTAAAAATATTAATAAAAATAGTTAAAATAAGACTATTGCTTTTGGTAAACAAAGGTGATATAATACGATTCATAAATTAACAAATAAATAATTACCGTTATTAAGTGTACCGAAATAGATTAAAGCATTCTTATAATTATTACTTAAATAAAGGTACTTTTTTATAAGAAAATAATTAATTTTGTTGTTCCGGGAAGTTTTCATATAAATTAAATTAATTATAATTTGCGAGGTGAGTAACAAATTAATATGAAACCAACCTGGACAAATTTAATAAAAAGAATGGGAGGGTAGTAAACTTCAATGGAGCAAAGTGAAATTTTAGAAAAGCTAAAAAAGTCAATTGAAGAAATGGACAGTGACATGGCCGAAGAAGCGGCAAGAGAGGCGATCGCTGCCAAAATCGATCCCATCGTTGCCATAAATGACGGCTTGGCTGCCGGCATGCAAACGATGAGTGATCTTTTCGATGAAGGTGAAGCCTTTGTGCCTCAGCTTG is a window of Sporomusaceae bacterium ACPt DNA encoding:
- the nrgA_1 gene encoding Ammonium transporter — encoded protein: MNANVMKKLCAILGILFVFTVLLASAVFAEETAAPAEPPKIDTGDTTFVLISAALVMLMTPGLALFYGGMVRTKNVLSTIMQSFICLGIISIQWVLWGYSLAFGPDINHLIGSLDWIGLNGVGVDPNADYSATIPQYAFMIFQGVFAIITPAIIAGSVGERVKFPAYIAFVLLWATFVYDPVAHWVWGVGGWLRENGVLDFAGGTVVHIISGVSGLVFALMIGKRKGYGSEVMAPHHLPMTVLGAALLWFGWYGFNAGSALGASGLAVAAFVTTHTAAAAATVSWVFAEWLYHGKPTLLGAASGCIAGLVVITPAAGFVSIMSALIMGLLGGVICFFSVAVAKTKLGYDDSLDAFGVHGVGGTFGAIATGIFASTAVNPAGADGLLTGNASQVVSQIIGAGTCWLFAAVMTFIIVKFIGLFMQITADAEQQVQGMDITEHGERGYAYQDLITGSPLSIPVTGFSNEQVAVKKTTLA
- the metH_1 gene encoding Methionine synthase, with translation MVERYRQILEKLRKSVEEMEASLAEKAAREAIAAGTDPIVAINEGLARGMKTISDLFDEGEAFVPHLLVAAEAFEMGVAVLTKAMARNGKLREPLGKVLIYTVQGDIHDIGKNIVKTMLGASGFEVIDLGRDVATPEVVSKAKEYAVDIIVATALMRTTMPAQRDIIEALKEEGIRGQFKCMFGGAPVSVAWVEKIGGDAYAATASEAVEKAKVLMAEKRAVANLG
- the nrgB gene encoding Nitrogen regulatory PII-like protein, which produces MRPITKIDIITRPEKLDALKEAMNKINVTGMTVTQVYGCGLSKGHKEIYRGQEYAINLVPKVKIEIVVCEVPVERVIETAKIVCRTGKMGDGKIFVYPLTNAVRIRTGEEGDIAIMDPKNL